Part of the Polyangiaceae bacterium genome, GCGTTTGGGCCGGTCGTCACTTGGTGAGACTGGCTCCGCTTCGATACAAGTTGCTCGCGCTGCTCGTTGCCCAGCAGGGAACACCGCTCCCGCTGGCTCGAATCGCCTGGCTGGTCCAAGGAGGGGTTCGGACCTCGTCGGCCACGGAGAACCTCCTCTGGCAGCTCAAGGAGGAGCTCGGCGCCGGTAGGGACTTGTACGAGCGCACGCGCGAGGGCGTCGCGCTGTCACCGTACCCGCCTAGCCTCGCGAAGCACTGGACGACCTGACGGGAGCGACGCCTCGAGGCTCGCGACGTGAGCTCGGGTGCCACACGGCCGACGTCGCGTGTGGGTGCGGGTGGCAGGAATTCAAAACCAGATCAAAAGTCCGCTCTCGCCGCGGTCCGCTAGCTTCGACCGTCACGGCCATGATGATTGCCAAGACGACCGCCATCTGTGGATTCGGACTCCTCACGCTTCTTGGGTGCTCCAGCGGTGGATCGAGTGGGGGTGGGACGCCCGACGGCGGCGGCAGCGGTGGAAGCGGTGGAGGCGGCGGAGTGAGCGGCAGCGGGGGCGTCGGCCCTGGTCCAGCGCGCACGCTCGAAGAGTACTGCCAGATGGACGCGGCCCTCTCGAAGGCCTGGTGCGACTACGCCGACAAGTGCTGCTCGCAGGCGGACAAGGACGACATCTCGTTCATTCTCCCGGCGTGCACCTTCGGTCCGGACGATCCGGCGGAGTGCGTGCAGTTCGTCAAAGACCGTATGGCGGACGGCACCATGGCCTTCGACGGGACGTGGGCGGACGCCTGCATCGCGAAGCAAGCGGCCGGCATTCCAGCGCCGCCGGCGAGCTGTAGCGGGCTTCCCGGCGCGGAGAACTTGCTCCAAGGGCACGGCACCCCCGGGTTCGCGAAGATCCCCGAGTGTCGCAAGGTCTGGGTCGGACTCGTGAAGGAAGGGGGCGCTTGCGATTACGAGTCGCAGTGCGCCGAGGGGTTGAAATGCGACGACGACGGGTCCGGAACCTTCGTCTGCCAGCCCATCGGCACCGTCGGCTCGAAGTGCGTCCTGGAGAGTGATTGCGACGACGCCTTGGACTGCAACTCGAAGCTGGGCCAGTGCGCGCCCTTGAGCGGCTTGGGTTCCCCGTGCCTTTACTCCAGCGACTGCGAGAACGGGCTGCTGTGCGCATCCGGAACCTGCGCGACGCCGATCCCCCTCGGTGGGTCGTGCTTGGGGAAGTCCGGCGCGTGCACACCGGGGACGGGGTGCAGCTACAGCTCCAGCACCTGCGTCGCCGCCGCGGCCGACGGACAGACCTGCACCACGTCCTTGGAGTGCGCTGGACGCTGCGACAGCTCCCTGGGGCAGTGCGTCTCCATTTGCGGCGGCGACAAGTACTGAGCGACCAGCGCTCAGTGCCAGAGCAGGCTCGCCGAGAGCGCCAGCGCCCGCGCGCGCAGCGCAGCGCTTCCGTCGCTGCGCTCCGCCGACGCGAATCCGAGCATCGCGCCCCCGGCGACGCCCAGCGACCAGTCCGCCGCGACGAACGCGTCGTAACCGAGCCACAGGGCGCCCCCGACGCCCACTCCGGACACGTCTTCGCCGGTTGCTCGGATCGCGATCACCGTGGGCGCGACCGACAGCGACGCGCGCCAGCCGCGCAACGGGGACGGATACACCGTGACGAACGGGCCGAGCTGCCAGAGCGTGATCGACTCGAAGGAGTCGCTCGACGTGGGCGAGCGGAGGAACGTTCCGCCGAGCCCGACGACGACACCGGGCGCCAAGGTCAGACCCGCGTCGAGCTCAGCGCCGAGCGCCAGACCGCTCGCGCTCTCGTCCCCCGCCGACGCTCCGAGCAGCCCGCCGACGGGGCCGATGCGCAGGTAGAAGCCGTCGTGCTGGTACTCCAGGTTCGTCGACGGCGGCGCGATGGAGAGGCACACGTGCGGCGGCATCTGCGGGCCTCGAATCGGCAGCGCGCAGTCGGGATGCTCCGGCTCGTCGCGGCACGGCCGCTCGGTGCCCTCGATGTCGTCGGGGGAGAGGCAGATCCGTGGGGTCGCGTCCGCTTCGGTCGCACCGGCATCCTCCGGCGGATCCGCGTCGCCTGCTTCGGCCCGCGCCGCGAACGCCGGTGTCACGCCGGCCAGCGCGGCAGCGACGAAGCGCGCCCGGCGCGCGAGCACCGCGGCGCGGTCTCGGTCCATGGGGATGGGCTACCAAGCGGGCGGGGCAGCGACAAGTCGGCAGGGTACCTTGACGCTTCGCATTGACGCCGGTTCCCGGAGTGGCAGAGAACGACCCCAAGCATGGCCACGACCCCGTTCTCCTTCGACGAGTGGCGGGCTCGGGCCGGGAAATATTTCGACGCCGCCGACCTCTGGCACCTCGGCGTCCGCGGGATCTTCGCGGCGGGGCTCCAGCTCGCGCTGGACCGCGACACCGAGAGCGGGGTTTCGGAGGGCATCGACGGACGCGATCCGGAGCTCGTCGAGGTGGTGCTGGACCTGGCGCGCTTCATCGGTGAGCGCTACTTCCGCTGGACGGTCGAGGGGCTCGAGAACGTGCCGCCCAGCGGACCCGTGCTCTTGGTGGGCAACCACAACGGCGGGCTCCAGACCTTCGACAGCCTGCTGACCCTGGTGGCCATCCGCGATCGCTTCGGGCTCGAGCGCAGCGTCCACCCGCTCGGGCACGATCTTCTGTTCCAGCACCCGCGCATCCGCGAGGTAACCGTGAAGTTCGGCGGGCTCCGGGCGGGGCACGACGGCGGCGCGGAGGCGCTCCGGCGCGGCCGCATCGTGCTGGTGTACCCCGGCTCCGATCTCGACTCGACCCGCGCCTGGCGCGACCGGCATCGCATCGAGCTCGGCGGGCGCACCGGGTTCTTGAAGCTCGCGCTGCGCGCGCAGGTGCCCATCGTACCGGTGGTGAGCGAGGGCACGCACGAGCAGTTCATCGTGCTCACGCGCGGCGACAAGCTCGCCCAGCGGCTCGGCGTGAAGCGCCTGTTCCGCGCCCAGGTGCTGCCCATCGTGATCTCGATCCCCTGGGGGGTCACCCTGGGCTTTCTGCCCTACTGGCCGCTCCCGGCGCAGACCGCGCTGCGCTTTGGCGCGCCGATCCGCCTGGAGGGTTTCGGGCCCGAGGCCGCCGACGATCCTGCGGCGCTGACTGCCTGCTACGAGCGCGTCCGCGCCGACATGCAGCGGGAGCTCGACCAGCTGGCCCGCGGGCGGGTGCCCTTCGTCGGCCGCGTCGGCGAAGGAGCCCGCGCCTCGCGCTAGCGAGTCGTGCCAGACTCGGGTGACTCATGCGCATCGACCGAGACGCCTTCTTGCTTCTCGCGGCGTCGCTCTTCGCCTGCCACGCCGAGCAGCGCCGCGCGATGGACGCCGAGCAGACCCGGCCCACGGCGGCGGAGCCGTCCGCCCCCCTTCCCGAGCCCGAGCCTGAGCCGGAGCCCGAGCTCGCAGCGGATACCGGCGGCGACGCGGCGGCGGAGCCACCGGTCGCTGCGCCTGACGACGCCGGGAACGCCGCGCCTCCCTTGCCGGCGCCCCGCAGCGCGGCCGAGCTCCGGAAGCTGTGCGCGGCGATGGCCCCGGCGAAGACCGCGGACTGTCCCAACGAGCGCAAGCAGATGTGCCAGACGGTGCTCGCGGAGTACGCGCCGCTCGCG contains:
- a CDS encoding acyltransferase family protein, with the translated sequence MATTPFSFDEWRARAGKYFDAADLWHLGVRGIFAAGLQLALDRDTESGVSEGIDGRDPELVEVVLDLARFIGERYFRWTVEGLENVPPSGPVLLVGNHNGGLQTFDSLLTLVAIRDRFGLERSVHPLGHDLLFQHPRIREVTVKFGGLRAGHDGGAEALRRGRIVLVYPGSDLDSTRAWRDRHRIELGGRTGFLKLALRAQVPIVPVVSEGTHEQFIVLTRGDKLAQRLGVKRLFRAQVLPIVISIPWGVTLGFLPYWPLPAQTALRFGAPIRLEGFGPEAADDPAALTACYERVRADMQRELDQLARGRVPFVGRVGEGARASR